From a region of the Victivallis lenta genome:
- a CDS encoding dihydrodipicolinate synthase family protein, which produces MISPINHAAGVWPVVLTPFRPDGKIDFPAYRKLLEYYIAEGVAGLFAVCLSSELYQLTPSERLELAREAVAVSGGRVPVVACGYLGNTEAEKLQSVFDMAALGMDAVVIPVCLLVPQEAGDEALFAAFETLLAQTAEIRLGIYECPLPYHRLIPPQLLGRMAHLAGERLAFLKDTCCDPAAIAGKLRACAGTSLRLYNANLTTCLESLKLGAAGYSGTSANFYPGLLAELCRCFRDDPERARELQQFFNLVQRHVEFKYPRSAKHFLNRCGVPMDDFCRVGCDRLSAEQLLQQEALRNYIERFAIREKSAENH; this is translated from the coding sequence ATGATTTCGCCCATCAACCATGCCGCCGGAGTCTGGCCGGTCGTGCTTACTCCGTTCCGGCCGGACGGGAAAATCGATTTCCCGGCCTACCGGAAGCTGCTTGAATACTATATCGCCGAAGGGGTCGCCGGATTGTTCGCCGTCTGTCTCAGCAGCGAACTGTACCAGCTGACGCCGTCCGAACGGCTCGAACTCGCCCGGGAAGCTGTTGCCGTAAGCGGCGGCCGCGTTCCGGTCGTCGCCTGCGGATATCTCGGCAATACCGAGGCGGAAAAGCTCCAGTCTGTCTTCGACATGGCCGCGCTCGGCATGGATGCCGTGGTAATTCCGGTCTGCCTCCTGGTCCCGCAGGAAGCGGGGGACGAGGCGCTGTTCGCGGCGTTCGAAACCCTGCTGGCGCAGACGGCGGAGATCCGGCTCGGCATCTACGAGTGTCCGCTTCCGTATCATCGGCTCATTCCTCCGCAGCTGCTCGGGCGCATGGCACATCTTGCCGGGGAGCGTCTCGCGTTCCTGAAGGACACCTGCTGCGACCCGGCCGCGATTGCCGGGAAGCTCCGCGCCTGCGCCGGAACCAGCCTCAGGCTTTACAATGCGAACCTGACGACCTGCCTCGAGTCGCTGAAGCTCGGCGCGGCGGGATACAGCGGCACTTCGGCCAATTTCTATCCGGGACTGCTCGCGGAATTGTGCCGCTGTTTCCGGGACGACCCGGAGCGCGCGCGGGAACTGCAGCAATTTTTCAATCTGGTCCAGCGTCACGTCGAATTCAAATATCCGCGTTCGGCCAAGCACTTTCTGAACCGCTGCGGAGTGCCGATGGATGATTTCTGCCGGGTCGGCTGCGACCGTCTTTCCGCGGAACAGCTGCTTCAGCAGGAAGCGTTGCGGAATTACATCGAACGGTTCGCAATCCGCGAAAAATCTGCGGAGAATCATTGA
- a CDS encoding helix-turn-helix domain-containing protein, with protein MMTQTERLIGEIREKCRAIAEPLRYLKGVGGTLPDLPGDIVLLQRNRDYPINRTPQPMQLLHRCYVLTVSLQEEGLVCAAEHTCRIPEGGATLVYPFQGHHYVVEQENFFWLVATFHMENAFLPDLMLRSFELSPFAWRLTARMVELYLELLAGSAERVREGLLQTTLYALLLELRLGRCGEEGRPGGALPPRQHRIELFERMSRRISGGIADPALSVAALSDEFGISIPSMYLLFHSLVGCNPGEYIRTLRIKRAIKLLNANNMLIAEVAGESGFTSQAVFSRCFRKVVGCSPSEYLRKLRD; from the coding sequence ATGATGACGCAGACGGAACGGCTGATCGGTGAAATCAGGGAGAAATGCCGGGCGATCGCCGAACCGCTCCGGTATCTGAAGGGAGTCGGCGGAACGCTGCCGGATCTGCCCGGCGACATCGTCCTGCTGCAGCGGAATCGCGATTATCCGATCAACCGGACGCCGCAGCCGATGCAGCTGCTGCACCGCTGTTATGTGCTGACCGTCAGCCTGCAGGAGGAGGGGCTGGTCTGCGCGGCAGAGCATACCTGCCGTATTCCGGAGGGAGGCGCAACTCTGGTCTACCCGTTTCAGGGGCATCATTATGTGGTCGAGCAGGAAAATTTTTTCTGGCTGGTGGCGACTTTCCACATGGAGAACGCGTTCCTGCCGGATCTCATGCTGCGCAGCTTTGAACTTTCTCCGTTCGCCTGGCGGCTGACGGCCCGCATGGTGGAGCTCTATCTCGAACTGCTGGCCGGTTCGGCGGAGCGGGTGCGCGAAGGATTGCTCCAGACGACGCTCTATGCGCTTTTGCTTGAGCTGCGGCTGGGCCGCTGCGGGGAGGAGGGGCGGCCCGGCGGTGCGTTGCCTCCGCGGCAGCACCGGATTGAGCTCTTCGAACGGATGAGCCGCCGCATCTCCGGCGGAATTGCCGATCCCGCGCTTTCGGTTGCCGCATTGTCGGACGAGTTCGGCATTTCGATTCCGTCGATGTATCTCCTGTTTCACTCGCTGGTCGGCTGCAATCCCGGCGAATATATCCGGACGCTCCGGATCAAGCGGGCGATCAAACTCCTGAATGCGAACAATATGCTGATTGCGGAGGTCGCCGGGGAGTCCGGTTTCACCTCGCAGGCGGTTTTCAGCCGCTGCTTCCGCAAGGTGGTCGGCTGCTCTCCGAGCGAGTATCTGCGGAAACTTCGCGACTGA
- a CDS encoding LemA family protein → MIAGLIVLAAAVVLVLIVIGMYNGLVRAKKQVENAWSQIDVQLKRRYDLIPNLVETVKGYAGHESAVLENVTRARSNAMSASSSDTGAKISAETELSGAIRSLMIQVEAYPQLKANENFLQLQEELTATENKISFARQHYNDTATNFNTAIAVFPASVIAGMFHFRDAELWQITDASEREAPKVKF, encoded by the coding sequence ATGATTGCCGGATTGATTGTTCTTGCTGCTGCGGTTGTTCTGGTTCTGATTGTGATCGGCATGTACAACGGACTGGTGCGGGCGAAAAAACAGGTCGAAAACGCCTGGTCGCAGATCGACGTGCAGCTCAAGCGCCGGTACGACCTCATCCCGAATCTGGTCGAAACGGTCAAGGGGTACGCCGGTCACGAATCCGCGGTGCTTGAGAATGTGACGCGGGCGCGTTCGAATGCGATGTCCGCAAGCTCTTCCGACACCGGCGCGAAGATCTCGGCCGAAACCGAACTCTCCGGCGCGATCAGGAGCCTGATGATTCAGGTGGAGGCCTATCCGCAGCTCAAGGCGAACGAAAATTTCCTGCAGCTTCAGGAGGAGCTGACCGCCACGGAAAACAAGATTTCGTTCGCGCGTCAGCACTACAACGATACGGCGACGAACTTCAATACCGCGATCGCGGTGTTTCCGGCCAGCGTCATCGCCGGCATGTTCCATTTCCGCGACGCGGAGCTCTGGCAGATCACCGATGCGTCCGAGCGTGAAGCCCCGAAGGTCAAATTCTGA
- a CDS encoding M48 family metallopeptidase, producing the protein MRPRQTFQQLIAANKRNSVFLIAGMFAFLLLLGAVFGGAYGGFEWGLLIAAVTAVIVFLAAWFGGSGTLLAVSGARRLEKADDPQLFNVVEEMSIAAGIPMPKIYVIDSAAPNAFATGIDPAHAAVAITEGLREKLTREELQGVMAHEIGHIRNFDIRYTMLMAVLAGAIVMLADAFLRVSFRFGGGRRRGGKGDGAAQLVLLLAGVVLALLAPLVTMLIQMAMSRQREYLADASAVEFTRNPSGLARALSKISGDRTPYEASRATAPLYIVNPKVELRSGADGWFSTHPPIRERIRRLFELAGGGAENGARN; encoded by the coding sequence ATGCGGCCCCGGCAGACGTTTCAGCAGCTGATTGCGGCGAACAAGCGCAACAGCGTGTTCCTGATTGCCGGCATGTTCGCGTTCCTGCTGCTGCTCGGCGCTGTTTTCGGCGGCGCCTACGGAGGTTTCGAGTGGGGATTGCTGATCGCGGCGGTGACGGCGGTTATCGTGTTCCTGGCCGCCTGGTTCGGCGGATCGGGGACGCTGCTGGCCGTCAGTGGCGCGCGCCGTCTGGAGAAGGCGGATGATCCGCAGCTCTTCAATGTGGTCGAGGAGATGTCCATCGCGGCCGGAATCCCGATGCCGAAAATCTACGTCATCGATTCCGCCGCGCCGAATGCGTTTGCTACCGGGATCGACCCCGCCCATGCGGCCGTGGCGATCACCGAAGGGCTGCGGGAAAAGCTGACCCGGGAAGAGCTGCAGGGGGTCATGGCCCACGAGATCGGCCACATCCGCAACTTCGACATCCGTTATACGATGCTGATGGCGGTGCTGGCCGGTGCGATCGTGATGCTGGCCGATGCGTTTCTGCGTGTTTCGTTCCGTTTCGGCGGGGGCAGGCGGCGCGGCGGCAAAGGAGACGGCGCCGCGCAGCTCGTTCTGCTGCTGGCCGGTGTGGTGCTGGCGTTGCTTGCGCCTCTCGTCACCATGCTGATCCAGATGGCGATGAGCCGCCAGCGCGAGTATCTGGCGGACGCATCGGCCGTGGAATTCACCCGCAACCCGAGCGGACTTGCGCGGGCGCTTTCCAAGATTTCCGGCGACCGGACGCCGTATGAGGCGAGCCGGGCGACGGCGCCGCTCTATATCGTGAATCCGAAAGTCGAACTGCGCAGCGGCGCGGACGGCTGGTTCTCCACCCATCCGCCGATCCGGGAGCGAATCCGGCGGCTGTTCGAGCTGGCCGGCGGCGGAGCGGAGAACGGCGCGCGGAACTGA
- a CDS encoding GntR family transcriptional regulator produces the protein MENCSKSELLEQHLLREVLPRFRPGERIPSEQEMADRLNTSRTTMHKVYFNLMSRGLIYRRNGVGTFVAEPPAPPKPAVPARMITAVMPSLHLLNAKETPNWFNHQYTLEYFADAAREDNFILNVVFLDHDRHSPDEAEKLLNRADVPAFLFSSLVPEHAPIIERLTAAGKTCVGRYFGRADFCHSVWFDMENAFLLAVKHLAGTGRKRIALLDSWSPELPQIPHYGYPIMRYRMFRRALEQAGLPFIAGLYRFCPPSMSDGEWAARRMLEEGLRFDAILCGTDQRAFGVLGALRKAGVRVPDDVAVIGLNNEAQCAECDPPLASIEVSYRAIARELYVLLRELLASPLPPGEFTGRACPGRFIWRESAGGGAPA, from the coding sequence ATGGAAAACTGCTCGAAATCGGAATTGCTCGAACAGCATCTGCTGCGCGAGGTCCTGCCGCGCTTCCGGCCCGGTGAACGGATTCCGTCCGAACAGGAGATGGCCGACCGGCTCAACACGTCGCGCACGACCATGCATAAGGTCTACTTCAATCTGATGTCGCGCGGGCTCATCTATCGGCGCAACGGGGTCGGCACTTTTGTGGCCGAGCCGCCCGCGCCGCCGAAACCGGCGGTTCCGGCGCGCATGATCACGGCGGTCATGCCGTCTTTGCACCTGCTGAACGCGAAGGAGACTCCGAACTGGTTCAACCACCAGTATACGCTCGAATATTTCGCGGATGCGGCGCGGGAGGATAATTTTATCCTGAACGTTGTTTTCCTCGACCATGACCGCCATTCGCCGGATGAGGCCGAGAAGCTGCTGAATCGCGCCGACGTTCCGGCTTTTCTGTTTTCGTCGCTGGTGCCGGAGCACGCGCCGATCATCGAACGGCTGACCGCGGCCGGGAAAACCTGCGTCGGACGCTATTTCGGAAGGGCCGATTTCTGCCACAGCGTCTGGTTCGACATGGAAAATGCGTTTCTGCTGGCGGTGAAGCACCTGGCCGGAACCGGCCGGAAGCGGATCGCGCTGCTGGACTCCTGGTCGCCGGAGCTGCCGCAGATACCGCATTACGGCTACCCGATCATGCGGTATCGGATGTTCCGGCGGGCGCTGGAACAGGCGGGGCTCCCGTTCATCGCCGGGCTTTACCGCTTTTGTCCGCCGAGCATGTCCGACGGCGAGTGGGCGGCGCGGCGGATGCTGGAGGAGGGGCTGCGTTTCGACGCGATTCTCTGCGGCACCGACCAGCGTGCGTTCGGCGTGCTCGGCGCGCTGAGAAAAGCGGGCGTCCGGGTTCCGGACGACGTCGCCGTGATCGGACTCAACAATGAGGCGCAGTGCGCCGAGTGCGATCCGCCGCTCGCTTCGATCGAGGTGTCGTACCGGGCGATCGCGCGGGAGCTGTATGTGCTTCTGCGCGAACTGCTGGCGTCACCGCTTCCTCCGGGCGAATTCACCGGCCGCGCATGCCCGGGCCGCTTCATCTGGCGGGAGTCGGCGGGAGGAGGTGCGCCCGCCTGA
- a CDS encoding type II secretion system protein codes for MERKRRTFTLIELLVVIAIIAILASMLLPALQQARERAKSISCINNLKQLHTATAMYAGDYGYYPAAWSGNSPEKNWKTDIVGYLAGKRTDANSAGIYGSLKVLQCPSAIGARPSWSYGMNYRTYAASGGVGKPVRRDVWGRGKHKPLILDIDMSGHYISPYAATPWFAPRHFGYFNVVCVDGSARPEKDMAANSKTLDWSAN; via the coding sequence ATGGAAAGAAAACGCCGAACATTCACCCTGATCGAACTGCTGGTCGTCATTGCGATCATAGCGATCCTGGCCTCGATGCTGCTGCCGGCGCTGCAGCAGGCGCGAGAGCGCGCCAAGTCGATCTCGTGCATCAATAACCTGAAGCAGCTTCACACCGCGACGGCGATGTATGCCGGTGATTACGGCTACTATCCGGCCGCCTGGTCCGGGAATTCGCCCGAAAAGAACTGGAAGACCGATATCGTCGGTTATCTGGCCGGGAAGCGGACCGACGCGAATTCGGCCGGAATCTACGGCAGTTTGAAAGTGCTTCAGTGTCCGTCGGCGATCGGTGCGCGTCCGTCGTGGTCGTACGGCATGAACTATCGTACCTACGCGGCGTCGGGCGGCGTCGGCAAACCGGTCCGCCGCGACGTCTGGGGGAGGGGAAAGCATAAGCCGCTGATTCTCGATATCGACATGAGCGGGCATTACATCAGCCCTTATGCGGCGACGCCGTGGTTCGCACCGCGCCACTTCGGATATTTCAATGTCGTCTGCGTCGACGGCAGCGCGCGGCCGGAGAAGGATATGGCCGCGAACAGCAAAACTCTCGACTGGTCGGCGAACTGA
- a CDS encoding MBL fold metallo-hydrolase: protein MNLLFLGSAASEAIPALWCECPNCRKAAALGGRNLRRRTSYLAGGSTLVDFGPDANWQMKEFGIDPAKIERLLVTHSHVDHFNPVELLWRSENFSVTGRRLGFLANAAVIAELDARVRECSMGRSLDALRLDVRELRPGVPVRDGELEILPVRASHAPKECALNFLLSGRDESRILIANDTGWWPEESWELLRGRRLDVAVIEISMGIRMPYAEERGFHLGAKAAIAFRDRLAELGAVTASTQVAVTHISHHVGATHEELEAYFRPYGMLVGYDGMLLGRA, encoded by the coding sequence ATGAACCTCCTGTTTCTCGGCAGCGCGGCGTCGGAGGCGATTCCGGCGCTCTGGTGCGAGTGCCCGAACTGCCGGAAGGCGGCGGCGCTCGGCGGCAGGAACCTGCGGCGCCGGACCTCGTATCTGGCAGGCGGAAGCACCCTCGTTGATTTCGGTCCCGACGCGAACTGGCAGATGAAGGAGTTCGGGATCGACCCCGCGAAGATCGAACGGCTGCTGGTGACCCATTCGCATGTCGATCATTTCAATCCGGTCGAACTGCTGTGGCGCAGCGAAAATTTCAGCGTTACCGGCAGGCGGCTCGGTTTTCTGGCGAATGCCGCCGTGATCGCCGAACTCGATGCGCGGGTGCGGGAGTGCTCGATGGGGCGTTCGCTCGACGCCCTGCGGCTCGATGTGCGGGAGCTCAGGCCCGGCGTTCCGGTGCGGGACGGGGAGCTGGAGATCCTGCCGGTCCGCGCCTCCCATGCGCCGAAGGAGTGCGCGTTGAACTTCCTCCTTTCCGGGCGCGATGAGTCGCGCATTCTCATCGCGAACGACACCGGCTGGTGGCCGGAAGAGTCGTGGGAGCTGCTGCGCGGCCGGCGGCTCGACGTCGCCGTCATCGAAATCAGCATGGGAATCCGCATGCCGTACGCAGAGGAGCGCGGGTTTCATCTCGGCGCGAAGGCCGCGATCGCTTTCCGCGACCGGCTGGCGGAACTCGGCGCGGTGACCGCTTCCACGCAGGTCGCCGTGACCCATATCAGCCACCATGTCGGAGCGACCCATGAGGAGCTCGAGGCGTATTTCAGGCCATACGGCATGCTGGTCGGTTATGACGGCATGCTTCTCGGGAGGGCGTGA